One Alligator mississippiensis isolate rAllMis1 chromosome 1, rAllMis1, whole genome shotgun sequence genomic window carries:
- the MXRA5 gene encoding matrix-remodeling-associated protein 5 isoform X3: MRLHMDHNRIEFIHPYAFNGLTSLRLLHLEGNLIQQLHPNTFSTFIVLDYFKLSTVRHLYLSENAIRTLPERMFQRMPLLENLYLHGNPWSCDCNLKWFLDWNEMSVGVLKCKKDKAYEGGQLCSKCSSPKHLEKQDIQNVKDISCRKPIVQSSLKQNSSINEEEGGDSYEFPVEDFQSSTWNITLNMTDEHGNIVNLNCEIKKPADSTKIQWNQISPQEIEINATISLDFECPMNRENYEKLWKLIAYYSEVPVKLEREIMLSKEPKISYRYRQGSDYDAFYYTGVKAQILAEPAWVMQPLINIQLNRRQSTGKKVVLSFFTHFSQAIQTKDTKPQRSSWVMIEQSQNIRTAQSVIEGSDCQLSCNVKASESPSIQWVFPDGKKLKAPFNEKESRFSILSSGQLIIKKVDYVDSGLYHCVAQVRDEVDRMAYRVLVQPPVIQPADPDVMRVEKNVREPIVMPCRAVAVPDAELSWILPNGHVLNHLSNSSKGYMLDNATLFIPNSHTSDSGYYRCVAVNQWGSDQFAVRVTISKMVSDRSFKKVKLRKRPISKSSTKRRGGITEDEGGSGAEETNEPPHKKNHLKDREVSIKQKNDLVPEAQLKKGKKGRRKMKFWKATDKTQESNVAEGRRVFESRRRINMANKQINPQHWADILAKVRGRNLPKTTVAPTLSLRTALSLVMQKATTAPSLVANPPLKPALEIEADIEESSAEASHVGENELPSATIAPTVIGQDYSQDHRPSGQPTLMSTETGPSTEYKHFQSPTSIYTVENPFVWETYVSTASSTLITQDQQHGSQKRDYFLTSKTSRSTSTKELLNKKMITSMPHTQSNLFIAENAEATPPYSAEETSASAELPEDAAFPTASQPIDFLTNVETTSQSTEVNHVHADSVHSQKNEISYIDVISTPTIYSSSTPFKGFGIGASSFITHQHTGVPTGQTKIADVELSRNNQVFTSGSGKTGEEPQVSKDIETHIRMSSSSQESFKGDAHKNVPVSNLYPASTLASTITPLRTTELSITAASFGKLTTMAMVTTPYRKTTSANSLVTQHPRKRPYGRRRLRLNRFRQRPKPIPSTAFTTEGTPIVQKTPKPESIIQSTPGTLIGEDQKNEAKKQVEKDKQLEMITSLVTDANVLEKSTTFKDTDLASLHWPTSSPPETTYVTLSTTSETLVVPVTAITNTSEYDGLNRASVTMLNVSPEADQETSTYHTLGIVPEADITETGYEVTNGKAQETSTAVSSEHIYSLVSSARPRYSAIPEFQEESLSLGSKNEENGISPSIFQSTPPTVLYSSTPGDFMEDFKDLSTPDKLQESLKPLKTTMVTTPLHQSEATTLSSSYSTTESQSLTSTETKTSVTIPVQTEIKSFLWSRKEDTSHAFDNEPIPVHTTTSLGSPATSVTPFSFTKPTAPPSSISSNLHVSVHSPTKENNIFNQIGLPETKRVETDSVRIILSSRQNVFSTPYSNQNRINAQPKEEQFKRTYTSKSNNSLLLNANFPRQPAGKIPVLNQRPVIVPPKQIPSRGTVRSPYLITQGSFQHFVTHQPLHYTNKPEITAYAAHTTQDKNAPHAELTTTTVATPLYRPNSLTPSRFSNQGQNRYNINSRIFGNNYIPDNRGTSGKLPSQGIPYYPSLRIPFIFNRTRIFPHIGMNPKAVVPSPFAPENTNEKKVVQLSPTKSTVKNAASESPVFPVPPQSHISSTIPPATTTLKITSPALLSQSNRPQITSTIQSFRSIHYNNKKVPLVPKLGGILTHNSSVIQVSTNFRGLGERPKITTKGSHSLSSLAETDAIIPCEAVGEPKPLVTWTKISTGALMTANTRIQRFEVLKNGTFIIRNVQLQDRGQYLCTAQNLHGVDKMIVLLTVIAQQPKILVSRYRDITVYFGETVVMECQANGIPSPHISWIFPDRKILQKVTTTESRIMLHENQTMTIKEATFTDRGVYKCIASNAAGADSVVVRLHIAALPPIIHQEKQENFSLPLGHSINIHCSAKAAPLPSIRWVLFDGTQIRPSQFVNGNFFVFPNGTLYIRNVSPKDSGNYECIAANMVGAARRVVQLYVKKQSSNAKITGSSPQRTDITYGSTLRLDCSASGDPWPRILWRLPSKRMIDSLHSSWETRIKVFGNGTLLVNSVTNKDAGDYLCVARNKVGDDYVVLKVNVMMTPAKIEHKNVHNHKVKYGGDLKVDCVATGVPNPEISWGLPDGSMINTFMQSDDSGSRAKRYVVFNNGTLYFNDVGLREEGDYTCYAENQIGKDEMRVRVKVLAEPATIRNKTYSVINVPYGDVVTVTCEAKGEPTPKVTWLSPTNRPIPVLSDKYQVYRDGTLLIQKAQRSDSGNYTCLVRNSAGEDRKIVWILVNVQPPKINGHLNAITSVKETAMRDSRKLIDCRAEGIPAPRVLWAFPEGVILPAPYYGNRITVHRNGTLDIRGVRQTDSVQLVCIGRNEGGEARLIVQLLVTDHLEKPSFRDPVSERITAIAGHSINLNCSVQGNPEPSTTWILPNGTELQSGSHVQRFYHKRDGILHISGLSAGDAGTYRCTARNSGGYAERTVFLKVGLRPEISNQYNNLVSIINGETLQLHCITQPNQRSHTSWTLPNGIILDSPQTLGRFSLLENGSLTVRDASVFDRGTYLCKVSTEYGISVMNVPVIVIAYPPRITSEPAPVIYTRPGNAIKLNCMAIGIPKAEITWELPDKSHLTTGAQSRLYGNKFLHPQGSLIIQQSTQRDAGFYKCTAKNILGSDSKTTYIHIF, encoded by the exons GTGTCTTAAAGTGCAAAAAGGATAAAGCCTATGAAGGAGGACAGCTCTGCTCTAAGTGCTCCAGTCCCAAGCATCTGGAGAAACAAGATATTCAAAATGTAAAGGATATATCATGTAGAAAACCCATTGTACAGTCCTCACTGAAACAGAACAGCAGCATTAATGAGGAGGAAGGAGGTGATAGTTATGAGTTTCCTGTGGAGGACTTTCAGTCATCCACATGGAACATTACTCTGAATATGACTGATGAGCATGGAAACATAGTGAACCTGAACTGTGAAATCAAGAAGCCAGCAGACTCTACCAAAATTCAGTGGAACCAAATTTCTCCGCAGGAAATTGAAATTAATGCTACAATTTCACTGGATTTTGAATGCCCAATGAACCGAGAAAACTATGAAAAACTATGGAAGCTTATAGCTTATTACAGTGAGGTGCCTGTTAAATTAGAAAGAGAAATCATGCTTAGCAAAGAACCTAAAATAAGCTATCGATACAGGCAAGGCTCAGATTATGATGCCTTTTATTACACAGGTGTCAAAGCTCAAATACTTGCTGAACCTGCTTGGGTGATGCAACCTCTGATAAACATCCAATTAAACAGGCGCCAAAGCACAGGGAAAAAAGTAGTGCTGTCTTTTTTTACTCACTTTTCTCAGGCCATTCAGACCAAAGACACAAAACCTCAGAGAAGCAGTTGGGTAATGATAGAGCAAAGTCAGAACATAAGGACAGCCCAGAGTGTAATTGAAGGCTCAGACTGTCAGCTGAGCTGCAATGTGAAAGCATCGGAGAGTCCCTCCATTCAGTGGGTGTTTCCAGATGGGAAAAAACTGAAAGCTCCTTTCAATGAGAAAGAAAGCAGGTTTTCCATCCTCAGCAGTGGCCAGTTAATAATCAAAAAAGTAGACTATGTTGATTCTGGATTGTACCACTGTGTTGCTCAGGTGCGAGATGAAGTAGACCGAATGGCCTATCGAGTTTTAGTGCAACCTCCAGTGATTCAGCCAGCTGACCCTGATGTCATGAGGGTTGAAAAAAATGTTAGAGAGCCAATAGTCATGCCTTGCAGGGCAGTTGCTGTACCAGATGCAGAGCTGAGCTGGATCCTTCCAAATGGCCATGTGCTTAATCATTTATCAAACTCATCAAAAGGATACATGTTAGACAATGCCACGTTGTTCATTCCAAACAGCCATACCAGTGATAGTGGCTATTATAGGTGTGTAGCAGTGAATCAGTGGGGATCAGATCAGTTTGCTGTTAGGGTTACAATAAGTAAGATGGTATCTGACAGATCCTTTAAAAAGGTAAAACTGAGGAAGCGTCCAATTTCAAAAAGCTCCACCAAGAGAAGAGGGGGTATAACAGAAGATGAGGGAGGGTCAGGTGCAGAAGAGACCAATGAGCCCCCGCACAAAAAGAACCACCTGAAAGACCGGGAAGTATCGATTAAACAAAAGAATGACCTGGTACCTGAGGCTCAacttaaaaaaggtaaaaaaggcaGGAGAAAAATGAAATTCTGGAAAGCTACAGATAAAACCCAAGAGAGCAACGTGGCAGAAGGCCGTAGAGTATTTGAATCTCGAAGGAGAATTAATATGGCAAACAAACAGATCAATCCACAGCATTGGGCTGACATTTTGGCAAAGGTTCGTGGAAGAAATCTGCCTAAAACAACAGTAGCACCCACCCTTTCTTTAAGAACTGCGTTGTCCTTAGTTATGCAGAAGGCCACAACAGCTCCTTCTCTAGTGGCCAACCCCCCCCTGAAACCAGCGCTGGAGATAGAAGCTGATATAGAAGAGTCTTCAGCAGAGGCATCCCACGTGGGTGAGAATGAGCTGCCCTCAGCCACAATTGCCCCCACTGTTATAGGACAGGATTATAGTCAAGATCACAGACCTTCAGGTCAACCCACATTAATGAGCACAGAGACAGGGCCTTCCACTGAATACAAGCATTTTCAATCACCTACAAGTATATACACTGTAGAAAACCCTTTTGTGTGGGAGACATATGTTTCAACAGCCTCTTCAACCTTAATAACACAAGATCAGCAGCACGGTAGTCAAAAAAGGGATTATTTTTTGACATCCAAAACAAGCAGGAGTACTTCCACAAAAGAGCTTCTTAATAAAAAAATGATAACTAGCATGCCTCATACTCAAAGTAATTTGTTCATAGCAGAAAATGCAGAGGCAACACCTCCTTATTCAGCAGAGGAAACATCTGCTTCTGCAGAGCTACCAGAGGATGCTGCTTTCCCTACTGCATCCCAACCTATAGATTTCCTAACCAATGTGGAGACAACTTCACAGAGCACTGAAGTGAACCATGTGCATGCTGACTCTGTACATTCTCAGAAGAATGAGATCAGCTACATAGATGTAATATCCACTCCTACTATTTATTCATCCTCTACTCCATTTAAAGGCTTTGGCATTGGAGCCAGCAGTTTCATAACGCATCAGCATACAGGGGTACCAACAGGTCAAACTAAAATTGCAGATGTTGAGTTAAGCAGAAATAATCAAGTTTTCACATCAGGTAGTGGCAAAACCGGTGAAGAGCCACAGGTTAGCAAGGACATAGAGACTCACATAAGAATGTCTAGTAGCAGTCAGGAGAGTTTCAAGGGAGATGCACATAAAAATGTGCCTGTTTCAAACCTCTACCCTGCATCTACATTGGCAAGTACTATCACTCCTCTTAGAACAACAGAGCTGAGTATAACTGCTGCTTCATTTGGCAAGCTGACCACTATGGCAATGGTGACAACTCCCTATAGAAAAACTACTTCTGCTAACTCATTGGTTACCCAGCATCCCAGAAAAAGACCTTATGGGAGGAGAAGATTAAGACTCAACAGATTTCGGCAAAGACCAAAGCCTATTCCTTCTACTGCTTTTACCACAGAGGGAACACCCATTGTTCAAAAAACCCCTAAACCAGAATCCATTATTCAAAGTACACCTGGAACTCTGATAGGGGAGGATCAGAAAAATGAGGCTAAGAAACAAGTTGAGAAAGATAAGCAGTTAGAGATGATTACTTCTTTAGTTACAGATGCAAATGTTTTAGAGAAGTCAACTACATTCAAAGACACAGATTTAGCCTCTTTACATTGGCCTACTTCTTCTCCACCTGAAACAACATATGTGACACTTTCTACTACTTCTGAAACCCTGGTAGTTCCTGTGACTGCTATCACAAATACATCAGAATATGATGGACTTAACAGAGCTTCTGTTACAATGTTAAATGTGTCCCCTGAAGCAGACCAGGAGACATCAACATACCATACTTTAGGTATTGTACCTGAAGCAGATATAACTGAAACAGGTTATGAAGTTACAAATGGTAAAGCACAGGAAACAAGCACTGCAGTGTCCTCTGAGCATATCTATAGCTTGGTATCATCAGCCAGGCCTAGATACTCAGCCATTCCAGAATTTCAAGAAGAATCTCTTTCCCTTGGCTCAAAAAATGAAGAGAATGGAATCAGTCCTAGCATATTCCAGTCCACACCTCCCACTGTGCTTTATTCAAGTACTCCTGGTGATTTCATGGAAGATTTTAAGGATCTGTCAACTCCAGATAAACTGCAGGAGTCTTTAAAACCTTTAAAGACAACAATGGTTACTACACCACTGCATCAAAGTGAAGCAACAACCTTATCTTCTTCCTACAGCACAACAGAATCTCAGTCTCTTACTTCTACAGAAACAAAGACATCTGTTACTATACCGGTACAAACTGAGATAAAATCTTTTCTGTGGAGCAGGAAAGAAGACACATCACATGCATTTGATAATGAACCTATTCCTGTACATACAACTACAAGTCTTGGCTCTCCAGCTACATCTGTTACCCCTTTCTCATTTACAAAACCTACTGCTCCTCCTTCATCTATTTCAAGCAACTTACATGTGTCTGTTCATTCTCCTACAAAAGAAAATAACATATTTAATCAAATAGGCTTGCCAGAGACCAAGAGAGTTGAAACTGACAGTGTAAGAATTATACTTAGCTCAAggcaaaatgttttttccactCCATATTCAAACCAAAACAGAATTAATGCACAACCCAAAGAAGAACAATTTAAAAGGACCTATACTAGCAAATCAAACAATAGTTTACTGCTGAATGCAAACTTTCCCCgtcagccagcagggaagataCCAGTCTTAAACCAGCGACCAGTTATTGTGCCTCCAAAGCAGATTCCATCAAGGGGCACAGTGAGGTCCCCATATCTAATCACACAGGGCTCATTTCAGCATTTTGTAACTCACCAGCCCCTCCACTATACTAATAAACCAGAGATAACAGCTTATGCAGCACACACAACACAGGATAAAAATGCCCCTCATGCAGAACTGACCACCACAACAGTAGCCACTCCATTGTACAGACCTAATTCCCTCACTCCAAGCAGGTTTAGCAATCAAGGTCAAAACAGATACAATATCAACTCCAGAATTTTTGGCAATAACTATATTCCTGATAACAGAGGCACATCTGGGAAACTTCCAAGTCAAGGAATCCCATATTATCCTAGTCTCAGAATTCCATTCATCTTTAATAGAACCAGGATATTCCCACATATAGGAATGAATCCTAAAGCTGTAGTGCCTAGTCCATTTGCTCCAGAAAATACAAATGAGAAGAAAGTTGTCCAGCTTTCACCTACCAAGAGTACAGTAAAGAATGCTGCCTCGGAGTCTCCAGTGTTTCCAGTACCTCCACAATCCCACATCTCCAGCACCATACCACCTGCCACAACTACTTTGAAGATCACCTCTCCAGCACTTCTCTCTCAAAGCAACAGACCTCAAATAACTTCTACCATTCAGTCCTTCAGAAGCAtccattataataataaaaaagttccACTTGTGCCGAAACTAGGAGGAATTCTGACACACAATTCCAGCGTAATTCAGGTTTCAACCAATTTCCGAGGACTTGGAGAAAGACCTAAAATCACCACAAAAGGTTCTCACAGCTTATCTAGCCTTGCTGAAACAGATGCTATTATTCCATGTGAAGCAGTGGGAGAACCAAAACctttagtgacttggacaaaaaTCTCCACAG GAGCTCTGATGACAGCCAACACAAGGATACAACGGTTTGAAGTCTTGAAAAATGGCACGTTCATTATCCGAAATGTTCAGCTTCAGGACCGTGGACAGTATTTGTGCACTGCCCAGAACCTGCATGGTGTTGATAAAATGATTGTCTTGTTGACAGTAATCGCCCAGCAGCCCAAAATACTAGTTTCCCGCTACCGAGATATCACAGTTTATTTTGGAGAGACAGTGGTCATGGAATGCCAGGCCAATGGGATCCCAAGCCCACATATTTCATGGATTTTTCCTGATAGGAAGATATTACAGAAAGTGACTACTACTGAAAGCAGGATAATGCTGCATGAAAATCAAACTATGACCATCAAGGAAGCTACCTTTACAGACCGAGGAGTGTACAAGTGCATAGCTAGCAATGCGGCAGGAGCTGACAGTGTAGTAGTGAGGCTTCACATTGCAGCCTTACCTCCTATAATCCATCaggaaaaacaagaaaacttTTCTTTGCCTCTGGGACACAGCATTAACATTCACTGCAGTGCCAAAGCAGCACCCCTTCCTAGCATTCGCTGGGTGCTCTTTGATGGCACCCAGATCCGACCATCTCAGTTTGTTAATGGGAATTTCTTTGTTTTCCCCAATGGAACCCTTTACATACGCAATGTCTCCCCGAAGGACAGTGGGAACTATGAATGCATTGCAGCGAACATGGTGGGTGCAGCCAGGAGAGTAGTACAACTCTATGTGAAGAAGCAGTCATCTAATGCCAAGATCACTGGGAGCTCTCCCCAGAGAACAGATATAACATATGGTAGCACCCTACGACTCGACTGCAGTGCTTCTGGGGACCCCTGGCCCCGGATATTATGGAGGCTGCCTTCAAAGAGGATGATTGATTCTTTGCACAG TAGCTGGGAGACCAGAATCAAGGTGTTTGGCAATGGGACTTTGCTTGTCAACTCAGTCACCAATAAGGATGCAGGCGATTATCTTTGTGTGGCCCGCAATAAGGTTGGGGATGACTATGTGGTTCTTAAAGTGAATGTGATGATGACACCAGCCAAGATAGAACATAAAAATGTGCATAATCACAAGGTTAAATATGGGGGGGATCTGAAAGTTGATTGTGTAGCCACAGgtgtgccaaacccagaaatcTCCTGGGGCCTCCCAGATGGTAGCATGATAAACACCTTCATGCAATCAGATGACAGTGGAAGTCGAGCAAAGAGATATGTGGTTTTCAACAATGGAACACTGTATTTCAATGACGTAGGCCTGAGAGAGGAGGGGGACTACACGTGTTATGCTGAGAACCAGATTGGAAAGGATGAGATGAGAGTGCGGGTCAAAGTACTAGCTGAGCCTGCAACTATCAGGAACAAAACCTACTCTGTTATTAATGTTCCCTATGGAGATGTTGTCACTGTTACATGTGAAGCCAAAGGTGAGCCAACCCCCAAAGTGACGTGGCTTTCTCCAACAAATAGACCTATTCCTGTCCTATCCGATAAATATCAGGTGTACAGGGATGGCACCCTCCTCATTCAAAAGGCCCAAAGATCAGACAGTGGCAACTACACTTGTCTGGTACGAAACAGTGCTGGAGAAGACAGAAAAATAGTCTGGATCCTTGTCAAtgttcagccccccaaaattaaTGGGCATCTCAATGCAATAACTTCTGTAAAGGAGACAGCCATGAGAGACAGCCGTAAACTTATTGATTGTAGAGCTGAAGGTATCCCAGCTCCACGGGTTCTGTGGGCTTTCCCAGAAGGGGTGATCCTGCCTGCTCCCTACTATGGGAACAGAATCACTGTGCACCGCAATGGCACCTTAGACATCAGAGGTGTGAGACAAACAGACTCAGTGCAGCTTGTGTGCATTGGGAGAAATGAAGGTGGGGAGGCTAGGCTGATTGTGCAGCTTCTGGTCACAGATCATTTGGAGAAACCATCATTTAGGGACCCAGTCAGTGAGAGGATAACTGCAATAGCTGGGCACAGCATCAATCTGAACTGCTCAGTGCAAGGTAACCCTGAACCCAGCACAACATGGATCCTGCCCAATGGCACAGAACTGCAGAGTGGCAGTCACGTGCAAAGGTTCTACCACAAAAGGGATGGGATCTTGCACATCAGTGGCCTCTCTGCAGGGGACGCAGGGACTTACCGGTGCACAGCCAGGAATTCAGGTGGCTATGCAGAGAGAACTGTCTTCCTAAAGGTGGGACTCAGGCCAGAAATCAGCAACCAGTACAACAATCTTGTGAGCATCATCAATGGGGAAACTTTACAGCTCCACTGCATTACTCAGCCCAACCAGCGGTCACATACCTCCTGGACACTGCCCAATGGGATTATACTAGATAGTCCCCAAACCTTAGGCCGCTTCTCCCTTCTGGAAAATGGTTCACTTACTGTACGTGATGCCTCTGTATTTGACAGGGGCACATATTTGTGCAAAGTGTCGACTGAGTATGGCATATCTGTTATGAACGTGCCAGTCATAGTGATAGCCTACCCACCACGGATCACCAGTGAGCCAGCACCTGTTATCTACACCAGGCCTGGAAATGCGATTAAACTGAACTGCATGGCCATTGGGATTCCTAAAGCAGAAATAACATGGGAGCTCCCAGACAAATCACATCTGACAACAGGAGCTCAGTCCCGTCTGTATGGAAATAAATTCCTTCACCCTCAGGGGTCGTTAATCATCCAGCAATCTACACAAAGGGATGCAGGCTTCTACAAATGCACTGCTAAAAATATCCTAGGCAGCGATTCAAAAACAACTTATATCCACATATTCTAA